In Synergistaceae bacterium, one DNA window encodes the following:
- a CDS encoding HAD family phosphatase, whose protein sequence is MSEIKLIAFDLDDTLFNSNKDISQANMDALERAAKMGIELVPTTGRFWSIVHEKLRNSGLIHYAITLNGAEIFDVRQNKSIAKFEIPFYRAALMSRVFDEIPGIAYDCVINSQGYMRRDFYETAKDFTIGEWQYIMIKTSRKTVDNMSEFLLTQKMGVQKMLILTLDNKLRLDLLHSLPAVFPHNLFTTSVPNNIEINDLNANKGGALKFLAEYLKLDIKSTMAFGDGTNDISMIQAAGIGVAMKNACQEALNIADYITDSCDNDGVAKGIQKFCL, encoded by the coding sequence ATGTCAGAAATAAAATTAATCGCGTTTGATCTTGATGATACCCTATTCAACAGCAATAAAGATATATCTCAAGCAAATATGGACGCTTTAGAACGTGCCGCAAAAATGGGAATTGAACTCGTGCCGACGACTGGGCGGTTTTGGAGCATTGTTCACGAGAAATTAAGAAATTCGGGCTTGATTCACTATGCTATAACACTGAACGGAGCAGAAATTTTTGATGTCAGGCAAAATAAATCTATAGCAAAATTTGAGATTCCGTTTTATAGGGCTGCTTTAATGTCGCGAGTCTTTGATGAGATTCCGGGGATTGCTTACGACTGCGTTATAAACAGTCAGGGCTATATGAGGCGCGATTTTTACGAGACTGCGAAAGATTTTACCATAGGCGAATGGCAGTATATCATGATAAAGACTTCACGCAAAACCGTTGATAACATGAGCGAGTTTTTATTAACACAAAAAATGGGCGTTCAAAAAATGTTAATCTTGACTCTTGATAATAAATTGCGTCTTGATTTATTGCATTCACTCCCGGCAGTATTTCCGCATAATTTATTTACGACTTCAGTGCCTAATAATATCGAAATCAATGACTTAAACGCTAATAAGGGCGGTGCTCTGAAATTTTTAGCTGAATACTTGAAACTTGATATAAAATCAACTATGGCATTTGGAGACGGCACTAATGATATTAGCATGATTCAGGCAGCAGGAATCGGAGTCGCCATGAAAAACGCTTGTCAGGAGGCATTGAATATAGCAGATTATATTACGGACTCATGCGATAATGACGGAGTCGCGAAAGGAATTCAAAAATTTTGCTTGTAA
- the pepF gene encoding oligoendopeptidase F translates to MNMNSKEVPERKNIPAEFKWDLEAIYKTFDDWQKSFNEVKTKIDALKNYSGRLGEGADTLLAFIKDDEAISLELNKLYVYANMKSHEDLRESKPMELAGLAENLLVQYSTTAAFFEPEILALPKDYINNCIKNNHELTQYEFFFRKLLREREHILSPEIEYLLAKTGEISSVPDNAFTLLTDADMKFQDIQDDDGNLTELTEERWYKFSRSLNREVRRNAFIGIYGTYEKFKNSIAALYSGSVKGDIFYSQARKYNNSLDMALFAENVPECVYNHVVETAKEYAPLMHKLISLRKKVLNLDEFHFYDLNVPISQEPSDDIKFNDAVDLAVKALAPLGDDYIANFKRGISQNWIDIYENKGKRKGAYSWGSYGTHPYVLLNYNGTLRDVFTLVHEMGHSLHSFYSRSNQPQVYADYTILLAEVASTTNEALLLEYMLNNASSQENKKWLLNYYYDMVRTTFYRQAMFAEFERETHKHAESGQILTPDYMCNLWEELNNSCYGPDMKIDKELCAEWARIPHFYTAFYVYKYVTGFTAASAFASSIINNEDGAVNRYLKFLQSGGSDYSLNILRRAGVDLTEREPFERTMKMFESRLNEGIKAWNI, encoded by the coding sequence ATGAATATGAACTCTAAAGAAGTACCCGAACGGAAAAATATTCCCGCTGAATTTAAATGGGATCTCGAAGCAATCTATAAAACTTTTGACGACTGGCAGAAATCTTTTAATGAAGTCAAGACAAAAATTGACGCTTTAAAAAATTATTCCGGCCGGCTCGGTGAAGGTGCTGACACTTTACTTGCATTTATTAAAGATGACGAGGCAATATCGCTCGAATTAAATAAATTATACGTTTACGCAAATATGAAGAGTCACGAAGATTTACGCGAGTCAAAGCCTATGGAATTAGCCGGATTAGCTGAAAATTTGTTAGTTCAATACTCTACTACAGCGGCTTTCTTTGAACCTGAAATTCTTGCACTCCCTAAGGACTATATTAATAACTGCATTAAGAATAATCACGAACTCACACAATATGAATTCTTTTTCCGGAAATTATTACGTGAACGCGAGCACATTTTATCGCCCGAAATTGAATACCTGCTTGCTAAGACCGGCGAAATTTCTTCAGTGCCCGATAATGCTTTCACACTATTAACTGACGCAGATATGAAATTTCAGGATATTCAGGACGATGACGGCAATTTAACGGAACTCACAGAAGAACGCTGGTACAAATTCAGCCGGAGCCTTAACCGTGAAGTCAGGCGAAATGCTTTTATAGGAATCTACGGGACTTACGAGAAATTCAAGAATTCAATCGCGGCTTTATATTCAGGTTCAGTGAAGGGCGATATTTTTTACTCTCAAGCAAGAAAATATAATAACTCTCTTGATATGGCTTTATTTGCCGAGAACGTCCCCGAATGCGTTTATAATCACGTTGTAGAGACTGCCAAAGAATACGCGCCCCTAATGCATAAATTAATATCTCTGCGCAAAAAAGTTTTAAATCTTGACGAGTTCCATTTTTATGATTTAAACGTGCCCATTTCGCAGGAACCTTCGGACGATATAAAATTTAATGACGCTGTAGACTTGGCCGTTAAAGCCCTTGCTCCGCTCGGTGATGATTATATCGCAAATTTCAAGCGCGGGATCTCTCAAAACTGGATCGACATTTACGAGAATAAAGGCAAGAGAAAAGGTGCTTACTCATGGGGCAGTTATGGGACTCATCCGTATGTATTATTAAATTATAACGGGACTTTGCGCGATGTCTTTACTCTCGTTCATGAAATGGGTCATAGTTTACACAGTTTTTATTCACGCTCGAATCAGCCTCAAGTTTACGCAGATTACACGATTTTGCTTGCTGAAGTAGCTTCTACCACGAACGAGGCATTATTACTTGAATACATGTTAAATAACGCGTCGAGTCAAGAAAATAAAAAATGGCTGCTTAATTATTATTATGACATGGTGCGGACTACTTTTTACAGGCAGGCTATGTTCGCAGAGTTTGAGCGGGAGACTCATAAGCACGCAGAGTCGGGGCAAATTTTGACTCCTGATTATATGTGCAATTTATGGGAAGAGTTAAATAATTCCTGTTATGGCCCGGACATGAAAATCGATAAAGAACTTTGTGCGGAATGGGCGAGAATACCTCATTTTTACACGGCGTTTTACGTGTATAAATACGTTACAGGCTTCACGGCTGCGAGTGCTTTTGCGTCGTCTATAATTAATAATGAAGATGGAGCAGTTAATCGCTACTTGAAATTTTTGCAGAGCGGCGGCAGTGATTACTCGTTAAATATTCTGCGTCGGGCAGGAGTCGACTTGACTGAGCGCGAACCCTTTGAGCGGACTATGAAAATGTTTGAGTCGCGTTTAAATGAAGGCATAAAAGCATGGAATATATAA
- a CDS encoding signal peptidase II, whose protein sequence is MLVIIISCLLIENVTRYFLRDSIELSTNPGVAFGIMKDFPGLALTLAIITCLIILCVCLFARIKKMTRAGLALISGGALSNLLERIFCGYVIDWIEFPFLLDLRFNLSDVFISLGALIVFISLIQQKNNTLPENLSQNPKE, encoded by the coding sequence TTGCTTGTAATAATAATTTCATGCCTATTAATTGAGAATGTAACACGATATTTTTTGCGTGATTCTATAGAGTTAAGCACTAATCCCGGAGTAGCTTTCGGAATAATGAAAGATTTTCCGGGACTGGCTTTGACTCTTGCGATAATTACATGCTTGATAATTCTTTGTGTGTGCTTATTTGCGAGAATTAAGAAAATGACTCGTGCGGGGCTTGCGTTAATTTCCGGCGGGGCATTGTCGAATTTGCTAGAAAGAATTTTTTGCGGCTATGTTATTGACTGGATAGAATTCCCGTTCTTGCTTGATTTAAGATTTAATCTTTCTGACGTTTTTATATCGCTGGGAGCATTAATCGTGTTTATCTCGTTAATTCAGCAAAAAAATAATACTCTCCCGGAAAATTTGAGCCAGAATCCGAAAGAGTAA
- a CDS encoding O-acetylhomoserine aminocarboxypropyltransferase/cysteine synthase: MGKYKFETLQLHVGQENADPATDSRAVPIYATTSYVFKDSATAAGRFSLTEPGNIYTRLMNPTNDIFEKRIAALESGAGALAAASGSAAITYAVQNIATAGSHVVSSTNLYGGTFNLFANTLPEQGVTASFVDPSIPENFEKAIKPETKLLYAETLGNPNSDVIDIEAIAKIAHKHGLPLIIDNTFASPFLCRPIEYGADIVVHSATKFIGGHGTVMGGVIVDGGNFDWAQNDKFPGLSKPNPSYHGITFTQAAGNLAYIIKLRTTLMRDQGACISPFNSFLLLQGLETLSLRVERHVQNALKVVEFLKNHPQVAKVNHPSLESGRAGELYKKYFPNGGGSIFTFDIKGDSNTAKKFTESLELFSLLANVADVKSLVIHPASTTHSQLSEQELLSCGIKPTTIRLSIGTEHIDDIIEDLKKGFDSVK; encoded by the coding sequence ATGGGCAAATATAAATTTGAGACCTTGCAATTACACGTAGGACAAGAAAATGCAGATCCGGCAACTGACTCGCGGGCTGTTCCGATTTATGCAACGACATCATATGTATTTAAGGACTCGGCGACTGCTGCGGGAAGATTCTCACTGACTGAACCGGGCAATATTTACACCCGTTTAATGAATCCTACTAATGATATATTCGAGAAAAGAATAGCGGCACTTGAAAGCGGAGCGGGGGCTTTGGCTGCTGCGTCGGGGTCTGCTGCGATAACTTACGCGGTGCAAAATATAGCGACTGCTGGCTCTCATGTCGTATCATCCACGAATCTTTACGGCGGGACGTTTAATTTATTTGCGAACACTTTACCCGAACAGGGAGTAACAGCGAGTTTTGTAGATCCGTCAATCCCTGAAAATTTCGAGAAAGCAATCAAGCCGGAGACAAAATTATTATATGCTGAGACTCTAGGGAATCCAAATTCAGACGTTATAGACATTGAGGCAATAGCGAAAATTGCACATAAACACGGACTCCCGCTCATAATTGATAATACTTTTGCGAGCCCGTTTTTATGCAGACCGATTGAATACGGGGCGGACATAGTTGTACATTCTGCGACGAAATTTATCGGCGGTCATGGTACAGTAATGGGCGGTGTAATAGTCGACGGCGGTAATTTCGACTGGGCACAAAATGACAAATTCCCGGGACTCTCAAAGCCTAATCCTTCATATCACGGAATAACTTTCACTCAGGCAGCCGGCAATCTTGCATATATAATAAAATTGCGCACGACTTTAATGCGTGATCAGGGAGCTTGCATATCTCCTTTTAACTCGTTTCTATTGCTGCAGGGGCTTGAGACTCTTTCACTCCGAGTTGAGAGACACGTTCAGAATGCATTAAAAGTTGTAGAATTCTTAAAGAATCACCCTCAAGTCGCAAAAGTAAATCACCCTTCTTTAGAATCAGGCAGGGCGGGCGAACTCTACAAAAAATATTTTCCTAATGGCGGCGGCTCAATCTTCACATTTGACATTAAGGGAGACTCGAACACGGCCAAGAAATTCACTGAGAGTCTAGAATTATTCTCGTTATTAGCGAACGTTGCCGATGTTAAATCACTAGTCATTCACCCGGCTTCAACTACACACTCGCAATTATCAGAGCAGGAATTACTATCATGCGGGATTAAGCCTACAACTATAAGACTTTCAATAGGAACAGAACATATTGATGACATTATAGAAGACTTGAAAAAAGGTTTTGACTCTGTGAAATAA